One region of Bradyrhizobium betae genomic DNA includes:
- a CDS encoding antibiotic biosynthesis monooxygenase family protein translates to MIAVIFEVWPKPEHRQDYFDLAADLKPILQTIDGFISVERFESLTDKGKILSVSFWRDEAAVQAWRNTMEHRRTQAKGRAQIFADYHLRIASVVRDYSMTDREQAPKDSRAVHDAH, encoded by the coding sequence GTGATCGCCGTGATTTTCGAAGTCTGGCCCAAGCCGGAACATCGCCAGGACTATTTCGACCTCGCGGCCGATCTGAAGCCGATCCTGCAGACCATCGACGGCTTCATCTCGGTCGAACGCTTCGAGAGCCTGACCGACAAGGGCAAGATCCTGTCGGTGTCGTTCTGGCGGGACGAAGCCGCGGTGCAAGCCTGGCGCAATACGATGGAGCACCGCCGCACCCAGGCCAAGGGCAGGGCGCAGATCTTTGCCGACTATCATCTGCGCATCGCCAGCGTCGTCAGGGACTACAGCATGACCGATCGCGAGCAGGCGCCGAAGGACAGCCGCGCGGTGCACGACGCGCACTAG
- a CDS encoding metalloregulator ArsR/SmtB family transcription factor, with the protein MKSGPDIAMVAALVGDPARANMLTALMNGRALTASELAQEAGITPQTASSHLSKLEAGGLIEPEKQGRHRYYRLTDDDVAGVLEGLAGLAARTGHMRVRTGPKDPALRRARICYDHLAGDLGVQMLDSLRTRNLIRQKKQEIELTPEGERFLAKHLQISPDMLAHPRRPVCKACLDWSERRHHLAGTLGAAMMHRFAELKWAARDATPGSRVVNFTRTGEKQFAALFANEKD; encoded by the coding sequence ATGAAATCAGGCCCTGACATCGCCATGGTCGCCGCGCTGGTCGGCGATCCCGCCCGCGCCAACATGCTCACGGCGCTGATGAACGGCCGCGCGCTCACCGCGAGCGAGCTGGCGCAGGAGGCCGGCATCACGCCGCAGACCGCGAGCTCGCACCTTTCGAAGCTCGAGGCCGGCGGACTGATCGAACCGGAGAAGCAGGGCCGTCACCGCTACTACCGCCTCACCGACGACGATGTCGCCGGCGTGCTCGAAGGCCTTGCGGGGCTCGCCGCACGCACGGGCCACATGCGCGTGCGCACCGGGCCGAAGGATCCGGCGCTGCGCCGCGCGCGGATCTGCTACGACCATCTCGCCGGTGATCTCGGCGTGCAGATGCTGGACTCCTTGCGCACGCGAAACCTGATCAGGCAGAAGAAACAGGAGATCGAGCTGACGCCGGAAGGCGAGCGCTTCCTGGCCAAACATCTGCAGATCTCGCCCGACATGCTGGCCCATCCGCGCCGTCCGGTGTGCAAAGCCTGCCTCGACTGGAGCGAGCGGCGCCACCATCTCGCTGGCACGCTCGGCGCCGCCATGATGCATCGCTTCGCCGAGCTGAAATGGGCCGCGCGCGATGCCACACCCGGCAGCCGCGTGGTGAATTTCACCCGCACCGGCGAGAAGCAGTTTGCGGCGCTGTTCGCAAATGAGAAGGACTGA
- a CDS encoding isocitrate lyase/PEP mutase family protein, giving the protein MHVTTADKRATFKKMHESGCFILPNPVDVGSAKALQHLGFKALASSSAGFAWTIGKPDNHGTVEDVCQHLAALCSAVDIPVNADFEGGFAVEPGKVADHVERCVRTGVAGLSIEDSTGDKDKPIYERALAVERIAASRKAIGDSNTMLVGRCEAYLWGVTDLKLVIDRLTAYADAGADCLYAPGLKTREDIAAVVKAVHPKPFNLLIGASGLSLREAEDLGVRRISVGGSLARAAWGGFMRAAKEMAEKGTFTELAGGYPGGELNKMFS; this is encoded by the coding sequence ATGCACGTGACAACCGCTGACAAGCGCGCGACGTTCAAGAAGATGCACGAGAGCGGCTGCTTCATTCTGCCCAATCCGGTCGATGTCGGCAGCGCCAAGGCGTTGCAGCATCTCGGTTTCAAGGCGCTGGCCTCATCCAGTGCGGGCTTTGCCTGGACCATCGGCAAGCCCGACAACCATGGCACGGTGGAGGATGTCTGTCAGCATCTGGCAGCATTGTGCTCGGCCGTCGACATCCCCGTGAACGCGGATTTCGAGGGCGGCTTCGCGGTTGAGCCGGGCAAGGTCGCTGATCATGTCGAGCGCTGCGTGCGCACCGGCGTCGCGGGCCTGTCGATCGAGGACTCCACCGGCGACAAGGACAAGCCGATCTACGAGCGCGCGCTCGCGGTCGAGCGCATCGCCGCCTCGCGCAAGGCGATCGGCGACAGCAACACGATGCTGGTCGGCCGCTGCGAGGCTTATCTGTGGGGCGTCACCGATCTCAAGCTCGTCATCGACCGGCTCACCGCTTACGCCGATGCCGGTGCCGACTGCCTCTACGCGCCGGGCCTGAAGACCCGCGAGGACATCGCCGCGGTGGTGAAGGCGGTGCATCCAAAGCCGTTCAACCTGCTGATCGGTGCATCCGGCCTGTCGTTGCGGGAGGCCGAAGATCTCGGCGTGCGCCGCATCAGCGTCGGCGGCTCGCTCGCCCGTGCCGCCTGGGGCGGCTTCATGCGGGCCGCCAAGGAGATGGCTGAGAAGGGGACGTTCACCGAGCTTGCCGGCGGCTATCCCGGCGGCGAGCTCAACAAGATGTTCAGCTAG
- a CDS encoding NIPSNAP family protein: MSVTVFIRYQLDPFKRAQFEEYSKRWLTIIPSCGGDLIGYFMPHEGTNNIAFGLISFESLAAYESYRARLRQDTEGMANFHFAEEHKFILAEERTFLRKVVL; this comes from the coding sequence ATGTCGGTCACCGTCTTCATCCGCTACCAGCTCGACCCCTTCAAGCGCGCGCAGTTCGAGGAATATTCCAAGCGCTGGCTCACCATCATCCCGAGCTGCGGCGGCGACCTGATCGGCTATTTTATGCCGCATGAGGGCACCAACAACATCGCCTTCGGACTGATCAGCTTCGAGAGCCTGGCCGCCTACGAATCCTATCGCGCGCGGCTGCGGCAGGATACCGAGGGCATGGCCAATTTCCATTTCGCCGAGGAGCACAAATTCATCCTCGCGGAAGAGCGCACCTTCCTGCGCAAGGTGGTATTGTAG